In Nitratiruptor sp. YY09-18, a single window of DNA contains:
- a CDS encoding 3-isopropylmalate dehydratase small subunit, with the protein MNVITGKVWKFGDNIDTDLIIAARYLNTSDPHELAKHVMEDADPEFVKKLQPGDIIVAGENFGCGSSREHAPIALKAAGVAAVVAKSFARIFYRNAFNMGLPIFELPEADKINEGDLISIDMESGVIKDLNKHNEYKFTPIPPFMQELLACGGLINYAKAKILEENA; encoded by the coding sequence ATGAACGTAATTACGGGTAAAGTATGGAAATTTGGTGATAATATCGATACCGATCTTATCATTGCTGCCCGCTATCTCAATACTTCAGATCCTCATGAATTAGCAAAGCATGTGATGGAAGATGCTGACCCTGAGTTTGTCAAAAAACTTCAGCCAGGTGATATTATAGTTGCGGGAGAGAATTTTGGATGTGGAAGTAGCCGTGAACACGCACCTATAGCACTTAAAGCAGCTGGCGTTGCAGCAGTAGTGGCAAAGAGCTTTGCAAGGATCTTTTATCGTAATGCTTTTAATATGGGATTACCAATATTTGAGCTTCCAGAAGCTGACAAGATAAATGAAGGTGATCTTATTTCAATAGATATGGAGAGCGGAGTAATTAAAGATCTTAACAAGCACAATGAGTATAAATTCACACCGATTCCTCCATTTATGCAAGAGCTTCTTGCATGTGGTGGTCTTATAAATTATGCAAAAGCAAAAATCTTGGAGGAGAATGCATGA
- the hemL gene encoding glutamate-1-semialdehyde 2,1-aminomutase, translating to MLEKSQQAYQEAIQYIPGGVDSPVRAFKSVGGVPPFIERGKGALLYDIDGNEYIDYVQSWGPLIFGHADEETLQAVCDQAQKGLSFGAPTLLETALAKEIVELFDSVDKIRFVNSGTEAVMSAIRLARGFTGRDDIIKFEGCYHGHSDSLLVSAGSGAATFGTPSSPGVPADFTKHTLLARYNDIESVKKCFAASDEIACVIIEPIAGNMGLVPAKEEFLQELRALCDEHGTLLIFDEVMSGFRAHLKGAQGLVDIKPDLVTFGKVIGGGMPVGAFGGRAEIMSHLSPEGPVYQAGTLSGNPVAMAAGLSAIRRLKKDPSIYNILETRAKGLVGGFKKIASDHGIPLQVEVRGSMFGFFFNDKPVENFDDAKRSDLEFFAKFHQEMIKRGVYFACSQFETGFICTPLDEKLIDMTLEKIDEAMKKLA from the coding sequence ATGCTAGAGAAATCGCAGCAAGCTTATCAAGAGGCAATACAATATATCCCGGGCGGTGTAGATTCTCCTGTCAGAGCTTTCAAGAGCGTAGGAGGTGTGCCGCCATTTATCGAAAGAGGTAAGGGAGCATTGCTCTATGATATTGATGGAAATGAGTATATAGATTATGTGCAAAGTTGGGGCCCACTCATCTTTGGGCATGCGGATGAAGAGACTCTCCAGGCAGTTTGTGATCAAGCCCAAAAAGGCTTAAGTTTTGGCGCACCAACACTCCTAGAGACTGCACTGGCCAAAGAGATAGTTGAGCTTTTTGATAGCGTAGATAAGATTCGCTTTGTCAATAGTGGTACAGAAGCGGTAATGAGTGCAATAAGACTTGCTCGGGGATTTACTGGTAGAGATGATATTATAAAATTTGAAGGCTGTTACCACGGTCATAGTGACTCTCTTTTGGTAAGTGCTGGAAGCGGTGCAGCTACCTTTGGAACTCCTTCTAGTCCAGGCGTCCCCGCAGATTTTACCAAGCATACACTTCTGGCTCGCTACAACGATATAGAAAGTGTTAAGAAATGTTTTGCAGCAAGTGATGAAATTGCTTGTGTGATCATTGAGCCAATTGCAGGAAATATGGGGCTTGTACCAGCCAAAGAAGAGTTTTTACAAGAGCTCAGAGCACTTTGTGATGAGCATGGCACGCTCCTTATTTTTGATGAAGTTATGAGTGGATTCCGTGCCCATCTCAAAGGTGCACAAGGATTGGTTGATATAAAACCAGATTTGGTGACATTTGGAAAAGTTATTGGTGGAGGAATGCCAGTAGGTGCATTTGGCGGACGAGCTGAGATTATGAGTCATTTGAGTCCGGAAGGTCCGGTATATCAGGCAGGAACACTCAGTGGTAATCCTGTAGCCATGGCCGCTGGTCTTAGTGCGATACGAAGACTCAAAAAAGATCCATCTATCTATAATATTTTAGAAACAAGAGCAAAAGGATTGGTTGGAGGATTCAAAAAAATTGCGTCTGATCATGGTATTCCACTGCAAGTTGAAGTAAGAGGGAGTATGTTTGGATTCTTCTTTAATGATAAGCCAGTTGAGAATTTTGATGATGCAAAAAGAAGCGATCTAGAGTTCTTTGCAAAATTCCACCAAGAGATGATCAAGAGAGGAGTATACTTTGCTTGCAGTCAGTTTGAGACTGGATTTATTTGTACTCCACTTGACGAGAAGCTCATAGATATGACATTAGAAAAAATCGATGAAGCGATGAAAAAGCTAGCATGA
- the leuB gene encoding 3-isopropylmalate dehydrogenase yields MRRYTVALIKGDGIGPEIIDEAVKVLDAVSVKEGFEITYKEALLGGASIEVTGEPITEETIEIAKSADAVLFGAIGGPQWDDLPRDKRPETGLLKLRKALEVFANLRPTTVYDELINASTLKPEVIKGTDLMVVRELIGGIYFGQPRGYEGDKAYNTMVYTKEEVRRIAKVAFKIAMKRDKKITSVDKANVLEVSQLWRDTVNEVAKEYPEVTLDHLYVDNAAMQLVRDPKQFDVILTGNIFGDILSDEASMLSGSIGLLPSASIGLKHGLYEPIHGSAPDIAGQGIANPIATIASAAMMLKYQFGEESAAKRIEDAIKRVLKEGYRTKDIASFDAKEVVTTSEMGSLIAQYASEI; encoded by the coding sequence ATGAGGAGATATACAGTAGCCCTCATCAAAGGTGATGGTATAGGACCTGAAATTATTGATGAGGCTGTAAAAGTCCTCGATGCAGTAAGTGTCAAAGAGGGCTTTGAGATAACATATAAAGAGGCTTTGCTTGGAGGAGCTTCTATTGAAGTGACAGGTGAACCAATAACTGAAGAGACAATAGAGATAGCTAAGAGTGCAGATGCAGTGCTTTTTGGTGCTATTGGAGGGCCACAATGGGATGACCTTCCACGAGATAAGCGACCAGAGACTGGTCTTTTGAAGCTTCGTAAAGCTCTTGAAGTCTTTGCAAATTTACGTCCAACAACTGTCTATGATGAACTCATCAATGCTTCTACCCTCAAGCCAGAAGTGATTAAGGGAACTGACCTTATGGTAGTGCGCGAGCTCATTGGGGGTATCTATTTTGGACAACCACGTGGCTATGAGGGAGATAAAGCCTACAATACCATGGTGTATACCAAAGAGGAAGTGAGACGTATTGCAAAAGTTGCATTTAAAATTGCTATGAAGCGCGACAAAAAAATTACTTCTGTTGATAAAGCAAATGTTCTTGAAGTGAGCCAACTGTGGCGTGATACGGTCAATGAAGTAGCTAAAGAGTATCCTGAAGTCACACTCGATCATCTCTATGTAGACAATGCAGCAATGCAGCTTGTACGTGATCCAAAGCAGTTTGATGTGATTCTTACAGGCAACATATTTGGAGATATTCTCAGCGATGAAGCAAGTATGCTTAGTGGCTCAATAGGACTGCTGCCTAGTGCAAGCATCGGACTCAAGCATGGCTTGTATGAGCCAATCCACGGAAGTGCCCCAGACATTGCAGGACAAGGCATCGCCAATCCGATCGCTACCATCGCAAGTGCAGCTATGATGCTTAAATATCAGTTTGGCGAAGAGAGTGCTGCGAAAAGAATAGAAGATGCTATCAAGCGTGTTCTCAAAGAGGGCTATAGAACCAAAGATATAGCTTCTTTTGATGCCAAAGAGGTTGTAACCACAAGTGAAATGGGTAGTTTGATCGCCCAGTATGCAAGCGAAATTTAA
- a CDS encoding energy transducer TonB has translation MHRLVISFFITLVLYILLFLAISLDLHPKQEYRKLPERHPLSLGSVRLLKPQPPAMKKSLIKEKKATKKQQIAQPQKVVKIAKRGVNKRAKKRVRILKKRSIKKKRVAKKRASKSSHEALPSLSQIFAKKSHPQKKIAIPKNISRLYKDKFETFTKTQREFIKDNLDKIGLITQKYLYLRGYPYIAAKTKQEGTNIVEFYLHPNGDITDLHIIQSSGFEVLDENSLETIKTAYKDYPLPSQTTLIRIKVRYSIIY, from the coding sequence ATGCATAGATTAGTCATCTCATTTTTTATTACTCTCGTTCTCTATATTCTCCTCTTTTTGGCAATTTCACTCGATTTACATCCAAAACAAGAATATAGAAAACTTCCAGAACGCCATCCACTCTCACTAGGCTCAGTACGCCTGCTCAAACCCCAGCCTCCAGCTATGAAAAAATCGTTAATTAAAGAGAAAAAGGCTACAAAAAAACAGCAAATTGCACAACCGCAAAAGGTTGTCAAGATAGCAAAAAGAGGCGTAAATAAAAGAGCCAAAAAGAGAGTGCGGATTTTAAAAAAGAGAAGCATTAAAAAAAAGAGAGTGGCCAAAAAAAGAGCTTCAAAATCTTCACACGAAGCCTTACCAAGTCTAAGTCAAATTTTTGCAAAAAAATCGCACCCTCAAAAGAAGATAGCTATTCCCAAAAATATCTCTCGTCTTTATAAAGATAAGTTTGAGACCTTTACAAAGACCCAGCGCGAATTCATTAAAGACAATCTCGATAAAATCGGTCTCATTACACAAAAGTATCTCTATCTTAGAGGCTACCCCTACATTGCAGCAAAAACAAAGCAAGAGGGCACAAATATAGTAGAGTTTTATCTCCATCCAAATGGGGATATTACAGATTTACATATTATACAATCGAGCGGATTTGAAGTGCTTGATGAAAACTCCCTAGAAACTATCAAAACTGCCTACAAAGACTACCCTCTTCCATCACAAACTACCCTCATTCGCATAAAAGTGCGCTACTCTATCATATACTGA
- a CDS encoding AtpZ/AtpI family protein, translated as MSEPKYKKIIEGAEVLSLGISVVVAILIGVGLGIWMKSIFGYGWLLWLGVFWGIAAAILNIYKAYQKQKRDLDELAKDPRYKNYYDKSEEDELEEYEK; from the coding sequence ATGAGTGAGCCAAAGTATAAAAAGATTATAGAGGGGGCAGAAGTTCTCTCTCTTGGAATTTCTGTTGTAGTAGCTATCCTCATAGGTGTGGGATTGGGGATATGGATGAAGAGCATTTTTGGTTATGGGTGGCTTCTTTGGCTTGGGGTATTTTGGGGAATAGCTGCAGCAATCCTCAATATCTACAAAGCCTATCAAAAGCAAAAACGAGACCTTGATGAGCTAGCCAAAGATCCTCGCTACAAAAACTACTATGACAAGAGTGAAGAGGATGAATTAGAAGAGTATGAAAAATGA
- the rpoD gene encoding RNA polymerase sigma factor RpoD, which translates to MATKDLNKKLEEFFAEHKNGFVTYEQIVDLFERQPTLAQAKKILALQKKYNVDIITSGEAAKQLNIEEKAKKEEERKKLTEEELAEEFDLTKDKELLEWSRSDSPVRMYLREMGQIPLLTKEEEIELSKKIELGENIILDAICSVPYLIDFILDYKEPLINRERRVKELFKSFEEEGDEEESLDKEERKKAKYSKREKRIIELFKALEKAKKEWLKVRDKELPEDASEEEKFHHELVVAFKKKQMKEKLLELGPTSKLINELVKSMETALKSDEGFEKELKKLEYRLPLFNEQLRENHRKLLEEITELSKEEIAARVPEATMVSTYMDIKKLFQAKEASKKGFNLEPEKLAEILEQIKRGKKISEEAKTRMAKSNLRLVVSIAKRYTNRGLPFLDLIQEGNIGLMKAVDKFEYKKGYKFSTYATWWIRQAISRAIADQARTIRIPIHMIETINRINKIVRKHLQETGKEPDVETIAKEVGLPVDKVKNVIKITKEPVSLEAPIGSEEDGKFGDFIEDKNAPNPLEVIMKEDMKSKIDEILENLNEREKAVVRMRFGLLPDESDRTLEEIGKELNVTRERVRQIESSAIKKLKHPKVGRKIKNYIED; encoded by the coding sequence ATGGCTACAAAAGATCTCAACAAAAAACTTGAAGAGTTTTTCGCCGAACATAAAAATGGATTTGTAACTTATGAGCAGATTGTAGATCTGTTTGAGAGACAACCAACACTCGCTCAAGCAAAAAAAATTTTGGCTCTGCAAAAAAAGTATAACGTAGATATCATTACCAGCGGAGAGGCGGCAAAACAGCTCAACATCGAAGAGAAAGCAAAAAAAGAAGAAGAGCGCAAGAAGCTCACTGAAGAGGAGCTTGCTGAGGAGTTCGACCTCACAAAAGATAAAGAGCTACTTGAGTGGAGCAGAAGCGATAGCCCTGTGAGAATGTACTTAAGAGAGATGGGGCAAATTCCTCTTCTTACAAAAGAGGAAGAGATAGAACTTTCCAAAAAAATAGAGCTGGGTGAGAATATCATTCTTGATGCAATCTGCTCTGTTCCCTATCTTATAGACTTCATTCTTGACTATAAAGAGCCCCTTATTAATCGTGAGAGAAGAGTAAAAGAGCTCTTTAAAAGCTTTGAAGAAGAGGGAGATGAAGAAGAGAGCCTCGATAAAGAGGAGCGCAAGAAAGCAAAATACTCTAAAAGAGAAAAGCGCATTATCGAATTGTTTAAAGCTTTGGAAAAAGCAAAAAAAGAGTGGCTTAAAGTTAGAGATAAAGAACTCCCTGAAGATGCAAGTGAAGAAGAGAAATTTCATCATGAGCTTGTAGTGGCGTTTAAGAAAAAACAGATGAAAGAAAAGCTCCTCGAACTTGGACCTACAAGCAAACTTATCAATGAGCTTGTCAAATCTATGGAGACAGCACTCAAGAGTGATGAGGGATTTGAAAAAGAGCTCAAAAAACTTGAGTACCGTCTACCACTTTTTAATGAGCAACTACGAGAAAATCATAGAAAACTCCTTGAAGAAATCACTGAACTAAGCAAAGAAGAGATAGCTGCCCGTGTACCTGAGGCAACTATGGTAAGCACATATATGGATATAAAGAAGCTTTTTCAAGCTAAAGAGGCAAGCAAGAAGGGTTTTAATCTTGAGCCCGAAAAGTTAGCAGAAATCTTAGAGCAGATTAAACGAGGTAAAAAAATCAGCGAAGAAGCAAAGACACGTATGGCAAAAAGCAACCTACGTTTAGTAGTCTCAATTGCAAAACGCTATACCAATAGAGGTTTACCATTTCTTGATCTCATCCAAGAGGGAAATATCGGCCTCATGAAGGCTGTTGATAAGTTTGAGTACAAAAAGGGATACAAATTCTCCACCTATGCCACATGGTGGATACGCCAGGCAATCAGCCGTGCTATTGCTGATCAAGCACGCACCATACGTATTCCTATCCATATGATTGAGACGATTAATCGTATCAACAAGATTGTGCGTAAACACCTCCAAGAGACAGGGAAAGAGCCAGATGTAGAGACCATTGCAAAAGAGGTGGGACTTCCGGTTGATAAAGTAAAAAACGTAATCAAAATTACAAAAGAGCCGGTAAGCCTCGAAGCACCAATTGGAAGCGAAGAGGATGGTAAGTTTGGAGACTTTATCGAAGATAAAAATGCTCCAAATCCACTCGAAGTGATCATGAAAGAGGATATGAAGAGCAAAATTGATGAGATTTTGGAAAACCTCAATGAGAGAGAAAAAGCAGTTGTGCGTATGCGCTTCGGACTCTTACCAGATGAGAGTGACAGAACATTAGAAGAGATTGGCAAGGAGCTTAACGTCACACGTGAGCGTGTACGTCAAATAGAGAGCAGCGCTATCAAGAAGCTCAAGCATCCAAAAGTTGGTCGTAAAATAAAAAACTATATCGAAGATTGA
- a CDS encoding bifunctional diguanylate cyclase/phosphodiesterase codes for MKKISSSLSKRILFYLSILSIALIISIFYAFEEAGKNAFKKMEEEKAQVIIDTILPSVAMNLYLGFDNKVKDIITNILKTNKNILGITIINHGKVVSSSIKRKIGSQNYFIFTREIKEPNAENSLGRMHVIYSYEHFNTLMDKYSKLLWQFLIGIILVMVLFGIYIDRLLNPLRRITNELLHYSPKKLFKFNLKDRDDEIGAIASALETMQERIVEYARNQENVNALLEQKVKEKTQELKNRLYIDSLTGLPNRFKLSDDIEKFDEIGLVVLNIDNFKEINDFFGHEIGDKILKDFAQKIHKLFKSGNPKFYRLSGDEFALLFSGKMSKSDIEHFLNIFAEKLEQMIFFHGDKELALHVTMGAALQKEGALEKADIALKKARQKRKLYEIYYDEDKEVEQQYKNNIEWIKKLKKSIELERVVPFFQPIVHVDTKRPKGYECLMRIIDDDGSMVSPVHFLDIAKKSRYYYKLTEIMIEKSCEYFENSRCSFSINLSILDILNTDIVQILKNALKKYSVKDRLILEIVESEGIENYDVIHVFLHEMKELGCQVAIDDFGTGYSNFEHILKLPIDYIKIDGSLIKNITTNKDAELIVSTIVDFAKKKHIKTVSEFVSSEEIYNKVKELGVDFAQGYYFSPPKQFVPKECISI; via the coding sequence ATGAAAAAAATAAGCTCTTCTCTTTCTAAGCGTATACTCTTCTATCTCTCCATTCTCTCTATAGCTCTCATTATATCTATCTTCTATGCTTTTGAAGAGGCGGGGAAAAACGCTTTTAAGAAAATGGAAGAAGAAAAAGCCCAGGTCATTATCGATACTATCTTACCTAGTGTAGCTATGAATCTCTATCTTGGCTTTGATAATAAAGTCAAAGATATCATTACAAATATCCTCAAAACCAACAAGAATATCCTTGGAATTACGATCATCAATCATGGCAAAGTGGTCTCAAGCAGTATCAAGCGAAAAATTGGATCGCAAAACTATTTCATTTTTACACGAGAAATAAAAGAGCCAAATGCAGAGAATTCTCTTGGACGTATGCATGTAATTTACTCCTATGAGCATTTTAACACCCTTATGGATAAATACTCCAAGCTCTTGTGGCAGTTTCTCATAGGTATTATATTGGTGATGGTGCTTTTTGGTATCTATATTGATAGACTTCTCAATCCTCTCAGACGTATTACAAATGAGTTGCTTCACTATTCTCCCAAAAAGCTCTTTAAGTTCAATCTCAAAGATAGAGATGATGAGATTGGCGCAATTGCCTCAGCTCTTGAAACTATGCAAGAGCGTATCGTCGAGTATGCTAGAAACCAAGAGAATGTCAATGCACTCTTGGAGCAAAAAGTCAAAGAAAAGACCCAGGAGCTTAAAAATAGGCTCTATATCGATAGCCTTACTGGCCTTCCCAATAGATTTAAGCTCAGTGATGATATCGAAAAATTTGATGAGATCGGCCTTGTAGTACTCAATATCGATAATTTTAAGGAGATCAACGACTTTTTTGGTCATGAAATCGGTGACAAGATCCTCAAAGATTTTGCTCAAAAAATTCACAAACTCTTTAAAAGCGGCAACCCAAAATTTTATAGACTCTCAGGAGATGAGTTTGCACTTCTCTTTAGCGGAAAGATGAGCAAGAGTGATATAGAGCATTTTTTAAATATTTTTGCCGAAAAACTAGAGCAGATGATTTTTTTCCATGGAGATAAAGAGCTAGCACTCCATGTAACTATGGGAGCAGCACTTCAAAAAGAGGGAGCGCTCGAAAAAGCAGATATTGCACTGAAAAAAGCAAGGCAAAAGCGTAAACTCTATGAGATCTACTATGATGAAGATAAAGAGGTAGAGCAGCAGTACAAAAACAACATCGAGTGGATCAAGAAACTCAAAAAATCGATTGAACTTGAGCGTGTTGTGCCATTTTTTCAGCCAATTGTCCATGTCGATACAAAAAGGCCTAAAGGGTATGAGTGTCTCATGCGCATCATTGATGATGATGGATCTATGGTCTCACCAGTGCACTTTTTGGATATTGCCAAAAAGAGCCGCTACTACTATAAGCTTACTGAAATTATGATCGAAAAGAGTTGTGAGTATTTTGAAAATTCAAGATGCAGTTTCTCTATCAATCTCTCTATCCTAGATATTCTCAATACCGATATTGTTCAAATTCTCAAAAACGCCTTGAAAAAATATAGTGTCAAAGATCGTCTCATTTTAGAGATAGTAGAATCTGAAGGAATTGAGAACTATGATGTAATCCACGTGTTTCTCCATGAGATGAAAGAGCTTGGATGCCAGGTGGCAATTGATGATTTTGGCACAGGCTACTCTAATTTTGAGCATATTCTCAAGCTTCCCATAGATTACATCAAAATCGATGGCTCATTGATTAAAAATATCACTACTAACAAAGATGCAGAGCTTATTGTCTCGACTATTGTAGACTTTGCCAAGAAGAAACATATCAAAACAGTATCAGAATTTGTAAGTAGCGAAGAGATTTACAATAAAGTCAAAGAGTTAGGTGTCGATTTTGCACAAGGCTACTACTTTTCACCTCCGAAGCAGTTCGTGCCAAAAGAGTGTATCAGTATATGA